The Flavobacteriales bacterium genome window below encodes:
- a CDS encoding class I SAM-dependent methyltransferase translates to MGNDKNTAESFASSWNNLPQGSVYTREQVVDWFDPITDENFKNKQVLELGCGNGSLLTHIINWHPEKLTGVDLGESVQSCEENMRNSGFKNYEVIKGDLTTYKGDKEYDIVYCIGVLHHMQNPYSGFESVLRNTKSGGKFHCWVYAKEGNFVIRFVVDPIRKIATLLPWWITKFLIATPLSFIYFLYAHFIVITRLSFLPLYEYSQWITKRDFPFFRHVAFDQLVTPQTTYIPKSTIDKWLNDSNEVDKDSTYTIFRNGNSWKFGGVKI, encoded by the coding sequence ATGGGTAATGACAAAAATACAGCAGAATCGTTTGCATCTTCATGGAATAACCTACCTCAAGGATCTGTATATACAAGGGAACAAGTAGTCGATTGGTTTGATCCTATTACGGATGAAAATTTCAAGAACAAACAAGTTTTAGAATTGGGCTGTGGAAATGGTAGCTTATTAACACATATCATCAATTGGCATCCAGAGAAGCTAACTGGGGTGGATTTGGGTGAATCTGTGCAGTCATGCGAGGAAAATATGAGAAATTCCGGGTTCAAGAATTATGAAGTAATTAAAGGTGATTTAACTACTTACAAAGGTGACAAGGAGTACGATATTGTTTATTGCATTGGCGTTTTACATCACATGCAAAATCCCTACAGTGGATTTGAATCAGTTTTAAGGAATACTAAGAGTGGAGGTAAATTTCATTGCTGGGTATATGCCAAAGAAGGGAACTTTGTTATTCGATTCGTTGTAGATCCGATTAGGAAAATAGCCACCCTTTTACCTTGGTGGATTACAAAGTTTTTGATTGCGACCCCATTATCTTTTATTTATTTCCTTTATGCACATTTTATTGTAATAACCAGGCTATCATTTCTTCCACTTTATGAATACAGTCAATGGATAACTAAAAGAGATTTTCCGTTTTTCAGGCATGTGGCATTTGATCAATTAGTTACACCACAAACTACTTATATTCCAAAGTCGACTATAGATAAGTGGTTAAATGATAGTAATGAAGTGGATAAAGACTCTACTTATACCATTTTCAGAAATGGAAATTCCTGGAAATTCGGAGGAGTGAAGATTTAA
- the asnB gene encoding asparagine synthase (glutamine-hydrolyzing): protein MCGIVGFIGRGDLDTISNMARSIEYRGPDNVGTYYNEGVGLGQVRLSIIDIESRSNQPFFSDDKRYSIVFNGEIYNYLEVKEALLKTNKYTFRTTSDTEVLLYSFIEYGVDCLKKIDGMFAFTVFDFKSKELFMARDRMGKKPLYYSYQNNTFVFASEPKAIFCHNTISKELNVSTLNKYLTFDYVPSPDSMYSDVHKLEPSSYLVFGEDKKIKIDKYWEVDFSESDISFQDATKQLDELLSNAVKNRLVSDVPLGVFLSGGLDSSAIAYYAQKNSVNNIQTFSVGFNEKSYDESDYARLVAKHLGTKHHEQILTPQKSLDLIPEIMNKMDEPFADASIIPTYYLSKFTRSHVTVALGGDGSDEIFAGYPTFISEKYASLFRSIPSIGLDALRGLSRLLPVSDNNISVDFKINQFLKGFEESKRYTHSLWLGSFTPQQKKLLLNSDIRAELNNANGLDPVDYFSRDVASQNHFNKLLYVYCRTYLLDDILYKVDRASMFNSLEVRAPFLDTKVIEFANRLPRKYKIKGVNVKYILKNLMRDKLPLEIIDRPKKGFGIPLSGWIRKELKDEVNDVLLQKDCFFNPQYIQNLLSEHHSGKRNHRKLIWNLFVFKLWHKNQF from the coding sequence ATGTGTGGAATTGTTGGATTCATAGGTAGAGGTGATTTGGATACAATTTCCAATATGGCTCGATCGATAGAATATCGTGGTCCGGACAATGTCGGTACTTACTATAATGAAGGCGTTGGATTGGGCCAGGTTAGATTAAGTATAATAGATATTGAAAGTAGAAGTAATCAACCTTTTTTTTCAGATGACAAGCGATATAGTATTGTTTTCAACGGTGAGATATATAATTACCTCGAAGTAAAAGAGGCTTTATTAAAAACCAATAAGTATACATTTCGAACAACTTCTGATACCGAGGTTTTACTCTATTCATTTATCGAGTATGGAGTTGATTGCTTGAAAAAGATAGATGGCATGTTTGCATTTACTGTCTTCGACTTTAAAAGCAAGGAGCTTTTCATGGCTCGGGATAGAATGGGTAAAAAGCCACTTTATTATAGCTACCAAAACAACACCTTTGTTTTTGCCTCCGAACCTAAAGCGATTTTTTGCCATAATACGATAAGTAAAGAGCTGAATGTTAGCACTTTGAATAAGTATCTCACTTTCGACTATGTTCCTTCGCCAGATTCGATGTACAGTGATGTCCATAAACTGGAGCCCTCGTCTTATTTAGTATTTGGTGAGGATAAGAAAATTAAGATTGATAAATATTGGGAGGTGGATTTTTCAGAATCGGATATTTCCTTTCAAGATGCCACCAAACAATTGGATGAATTGTTAAGTAATGCTGTGAAAAACAGATTGGTAAGCGATGTTCCTTTAGGTGTGTTTTTAAGTGGAGGACTTGATAGTAGTGCTATTGCTTACTATGCTCAAAAAAACAGTGTGAACAATATTCAGACTTTCTCTGTTGGGTTTAATGAAAAGAGCTACGATGAAAGTGATTATGCCAGGTTAGTGGCTAAGCATTTGGGAACGAAACATCATGAACAGATATTAACACCACAGAAATCGTTGGATCTTATTCCTGAGATTATGAATAAAATGGATGAACCTTTTGCAGATGCCTCCATTATCCCAACTTATTATTTAAGCAAGTTTACCCGGAGCCATGTAACTGTAGCCTTGGGTGGTGACGGAAGTGATGAGATTTTTGCCGGCTATCCTACGTTTATTTCCGAAAAGTATGCAAGCTTATTTCGTTCTATACCATCTATTGGGTTAGATGCTCTCCGAGGTTTAAGTCGATTACTACCGGTAAGTGATAATAATATTAGTGTTGATTTCAAGATCAATCAATTTTTGAAAGGCTTTGAAGAATCGAAGAGATACACGCATTCACTTTGGTTGGGTAGCTTTACACCTCAGCAAAAAAAGCTACTACTTAATTCAGATATCAGAGCAGAATTAAATAATGCTAATGGGTTAGATCCAGTAGATTATTTTTCTAGAGATGTTGCATCTCAAAATCATTTTAATAAACTTCTCTATGTCTATTGTCGAACATATTTATTAGATGATATTTTATACAAAGTAGATAGAGCGAGTATGTTTAATTCATTGGAGGTTCGGGCACCTTTTTTGGATACAAAGGTTATTGAATTTGCAAATAGGTTACCAAGAAAGTATAAGATAAAAGGAGTAAATGTCAAGTATATATTAAAAAACTTGATGAGGGATAAACTTCCATTAGAGATTATCGATAGACCCAAAAAAGGATTTGGAATTCCATTATCCGGTTGGATCAGAAAGGAGTTGAAGGACGAAGTGAATGACGTATTGCTGCAAAAAGATTGTTTTTTTAATCCACAATACATCCAAAATTTGCTTTCCGAACATCATTCTGGAAAAAGAAATCATCGGAAATTAATATGGAACCTCTTTGTTTTCAAGCTGTGGCATAAAAATCAATTTTAA
- a CDS encoding methyltransferase domain-containing protein — MKKLNLGCGEDYREGFVNIDFHDHINIDVQHNLNSFPYPFEDNEYDYIIASHILEHLELPFEVVKELHRILKPGGILHIKVPHFSRGFTHSEHKAGFDVNFPYYFNPKFTKSGYYGVDFKLNKMELHYFAFFHLLPYMGVGKITIAIMKILNVIVNFFANLSPNACSRIWCYWVGGFEEIEFEFTANK, encoded by the coding sequence ATGAAGAAACTAAATTTAGGATGCGGAGAAGATTACAGGGAAGGATTTGTAAATATTGACTTTCATGATCACATTAACATTGACGTTCAACATAATTTAAATTCGTTTCCGTATCCTTTTGAAGATAATGAGTATGATTATATTATTGCTTCACATATACTCGAACATCTAGAGCTGCCATTCGAGGTTGTAAAAGAGCTGCATAGAATTTTAAAACCGGGAGGGATACTTCATATTAAAGTTCCTCACTTTAGCAGAGGGTTCACTCATTCTGAACATAAGGCAGGATTCGACGTGAACTTTCCATATTATTTTAATCCCAAATTTACAAAATCAGGTTACTACGGAGTAGATTTTAAATTGAATAAAATGGAGCTTCATTATTTCGCTTTTTTTCATTTACTGCCTTACATGGGGGTTGGAAAAATCACTATTGCTATAATGAAAATACTTAACGTTATTGTTAATTTCTTTGCCAATCTAAGTCCTAATGCTTGTTCTCGAATTTGGTGTTACTGGGTAGGTGGATTTGAAGAAATAGAATTTGAATTTACTGCTAATAAGTAA